The genomic interval CCGTAAACGGCCTGTGCCACATTCTCGCCACTATGAGCATTTTTTTAACTTCCTCCCCCCAGTCGTCGGCGACGGAGAAGAAGATACTATCTAACGACGTCGTATTCCACTTTTTTTGAGAGAGCTATTGTTTGGGCCGCGTAGATAGGATATACTTATTGTTGGGTCAGATGGGCCTcgtttttcttcattttgaGTTGACGCGTAATAGTTgaaaaatttcccttgtaccctccttattatacctatacccccaaatttagaatgaaatgactattttgccctcgtataaataataaaatctcaaaaaatTACCATTCCACACTTTCACATTTCCGGAACagagagtaagttttttttcaaaatttccggagaagttgagaaacaagttttccggtacagagctTGTATTCTGGAAACgttgttttaaagttttccggtaccggaaatcttgtaggaagttttccggtacagaagagtgttccggaaaacttatttttaacataTCCGGTACAGAAAgcgttccggaaaacttgattgccaatatttccggtagttaccggagaacttgagcatcaagttttccggaagttatgtatatttttttttaatttaattaattataattttataacttattgtgatttaattcttttaatattttaatttttcagtgggtgCACGAGGAAGAGGCGGCAAAATCATACGAATTACACGGGACACTGATACTTCTACATCGACTCCGATGAATCCCCCAGAGAGGATTCGACCGACagcttcaaggagaagaagacgtatgattattgaagatgatgatgagggACATAATGATCAGGGGGAGCCTTCTACAGTGCATGAGGAAGATGTGGTACATGAGCATATGGTGCACGAGCAGGTGGATGTACATGAGCAGGAGGAGGCTGCACCTGCTCATGAGGGAGAGCATATGGAGGAGGAACATGATGGAGCTGAGGGACCTGGTGAGCTCACACGGTATCCTGGAGGACCTTATGATTTGTCTGTCCTTACACGATACCGTTATCATGTTTCAGCTAGACTATGGTTTGGCgaggtatattaaattaattattacttataatacattaaaaatatttaaattaattattatttgttgtctaaatttaattttaatgtcatattttttttttgtatacaggagcgaccattgctgaaaattgttgcgcatgggaagaaaatgcaacaatttactcCGCCGGTACTTCCGCGACCCATAGAGAATTGGGTGAATTTGTCTGGTCTGAACCCATTACAACGGggtagtttgaagatgatcgacaacaacttgatatctgcctttgttgaaagatggcattctgagacatcgtcatttcacatgccatttggtgaaatgacgattactttggatgatgttgtcaATCTTCTCGGATTGCCTATTAGGGGTGAGTTCTACAGTCCACCCAATGTAGATAGAGTAACGGCATGTAATCTTGTCGTCCATCTATTAGGAGTGACCACAGAAGAGATCTGGAAGGAGACCAGAAAGACTAGAGGTGCACATTATAGATTGGATTGGTTGAAGGAGGTGCTCAGAAGGCAGTGTGCAGCAGAGAGGTTTGACTGTGCTGCTAAGGCATATCTGTTGAATTTAGTCGGGAGTACTATTTTCGCTGATAAGAGTCATACTCTAGTTGATGCGAAGTACCTCCCTTTATTCAGATATTTAGATGGTATAGATAGATATGCATGGGGTACTGCTGCACTAGTGGTGCTTTATGACTACCTCTCAGATGCCTGCTATTATGACACCAAACAGCTAGGTGGATATATGACGCTGCTTCaggtatcaattatattttagtattaattgttaattatttatttaatttatttatgttgtatttaattgttagtattaattatttaatatttttatttgtaacagtGCTAGATTTAcgaatatttttcaaatatttgtaatagaggTGATCAGGGTGCTGACGTGGAATGTTTTGCCCGAATGAATAGATGGTGGTATAAGCAAGGCAAGCATAAGGTCCACGAATACAGAAGTATTATTGATGCATTGACACCTGCAAATGTTATATGGAGACCATGGGAGAATCACAGGGGTGTCATTCCTTTTGATGATATCACACTTTATACTGGTCACATTCGATTATGCAGCACTGTAGCGAAATATCTACCAGAGAGGTGTTTGAGACAATTCGGATATATCCAGTATATTCCTTCACCGCCACTTCCAGATCCTGCTAGATTATTTGATGTAGATGTGGAATGGTTGGGATATGTGACGCCAGTGACAGAGCTATTTCCCAAGCTTCGTCCAGCTACATATCCATCTGAGTGTGAAGATGGATATTTGGAGTGGTTCTATCAGGTGTCTCATCCACTGCTGGTGCGACCAGATGGTGTACCTCAGGTCCCACGTTATAGTGTACCGCCCACCAGTGCAGATGCTTCTAGTTCACAGCCGCCACCTATCCTACAGCAGATCGGTGATCTTATACAGCAGGGGTTGAGTGAACATCAAGCTAGTCCAGATGATGAGTTGTATAGGCACTTTTATAAAGCTTTGTATTTATCACGTAGTCGCACTAGTTAGTAGTAACACTTTTGTAACTGTTGTTATGTAGGttattttatgaacactttTGATGAACTATTATTATGTCGGttattttatgaacactttatgttagttattttattaattattgtaatgtcggttactttattaattattgttatgttaGACTCACCCGTCTCtgaatagttattttattaattattgtaatgtcggttactttattaattattgttatgttaGACTCACCCGTCTCtgaatagttattttattaattattgtaatgtcggttactttattaatgtcggttactttattaaaaaattattttattaattattgtaatgtCGGTTACTTTATTAATNNNNNNNNNNNNNNNNNNNNNNNNNNNNNNNNNNNNNNNNNNNNNNNNNNNNNNNNNNNNNNNNNNNNNNNNNNNNNNNNNNNNNNNNNNNNNNNNNNNNNNNNNNNNNNNNNNNNNNNNNNNNNNNNNNNNNNNNNNNNNNNNNNNNNNNNNNNNNNNNNNNNNNNNNNNNNNNNNNNNNNNNNNNNNNNNNNNNNNNNNNNNNNNNNNNNNNNNNNNNNNNNNNNNNNNNNNNNNNNNNNNNNNNNNNNNNNNNNNNNNNNNNNNNNNNNNNNNNNNNNNNNNNNNNNNNNNNNNNNNNNNNNNNNNNNNNNNNNNNNNNNNNNNNNNNNNNNNNNNNNNNNNNNNNNNNNNNNNNNNNNNNNNNNNNNNNNNNNNNNNNNNNNNNNNNNNNNNNNNNNNNNNNNNNNNNNNNNNNNNNNNNNNNNNNNNNNNNNNNNNNNNNNNNNNNNNNNNNNNNNNNNNNNNNNNNNNNNNNNNNNNNNNNNNNNNNNNNNNNNNNNNNNNNNNNNNNNNNNNNNNNNNNNNNNNNNNNNNNNNNNNNNNNNNNNNNNNNNNNNNNNNNNNNNNNNNNNNNNNNNNNNNNNNNNNNNNNNNNNNNNNNNNNNNNNNNNNNNNNNNNNNNNNNNNNNNNNNNNNNNNNNNNNNNNNNNNNNNNNNNNNNNNNNNNNNNNNNNNNNNNNNNNNNNNNNNNNNNNNNNNNNNNNNNNNNNNNNNNNNNNNNNNNNNNNNNNNNNNNNNNNNNNNNNNNNNNNNNNNNNNNNNNNNNNNNNNNNNNNNNNNNNNNNNNNNNNNNNNNNNNNNNNNNNNNNNNNNNNNNNNNNNNNNNNNNNNNNNNNNNNNNNNNNNNNNNNNNNNNNNNNNNNNNNNNNNNNNNNNNNNNNNNNNNNNNNNNNNNNNNNNNNNNNNNNNNNNNNNNNNNNNNNNNNNNNNNNNNNNNNNNNNNNNNNNNttgtatcaattttaaaacattaaggtTCATCTAAAGACATTGCCTCTACGGGTTCCGTAGGTGGATTTTGGGTAACACGTGACAACCGGCCTAATAAATACCCCCAGTGTTGTAGACGGCCTGTGTATGCTATTGCCCAAGAAGTTGCTTCATTGGTACGATATTGCTTCCAACCTGGTGCAATGTCTGGCATTGGAAATCCATCTTTCATCTTTaactgcaaaaattaaataaattaacaaaatataagacaaaattatcagaataaaatttaaaaaagtataagaaaataattaccgGAACCCAGTGATTTCcattaacaaaaccaatacaacaaatgcgatcattttttgtcgatccGGAATGTGAACCCCTCATAGGAAAGAAAGTCATTGAAAATGTCAGACCGAACGtgacaagaataatattatatgttgtcgctatcacgtaacccatatcaggcATGGACAACCATTTATCCATGGGTTGAACACCTAAGCCGGATATCATCAACGAATCTCTTACTTCTTTAATGCGTCCTGTGAACAATCTATCATATGGAGTTACATGAGAAACAATCTCTTGATCCAATCTCTTGCGGACCAAAGACCAACACTCTTCACCGAAACCAAGCAATAATGCAATAGCGCGAAaaccacaatttccatcagctgccacgtcaaatatgtcatcaatgtatgGCTGAATAATATCAGGAAATTGTgtcaataacaaattttttgaagaatgagatGACTGAGAGGGgtgtttctttgattgagaggcttgtctcttctttgattGAGAGGGTTGGGAACCAATATCTTCAccatatgttgcattaacatgctcaaagtaagaagggtctcgatatacatcatatccatCTGGCTTCATACCCTTACTCTTCTTCACTCTTCCTTTGGTTTTGACTTTTTCAGGTGGTGGACATATTGAACTTGTACTTGGAAAAGCAAGTTCACGCACTTTACTCTTCAACACTCGTTTCCCAATAACATCAAGTGATCGAAAGCGTTTCCATAAGGCATTCATCTCAGTAGACATATCCAACTCTGATCCATCTTCTGTGTCTTGAGTGAGTTCACAttccatgcttaattttctccattgaatat from Cicer arietinum cultivar CDC Frontier isolate Library 1 chromosome 5, Cicar.CDCFrontier_v2.0, whole genome shotgun sequence carries:
- the LOC140920537 gene encoding uncharacterized protein, with product MLENSMSDLCKCWEAMNNMIRLQHKRIRASFQKSFYDEEHEHRNPFYQRLNTFVSTEAQRRIAEEYDKVEWVGTDKSICGCSLRRTYGLPCACELGQYKLMGEPIPLDSVHIQWRKLSMECELTQDTEDGSELDMSTEMNALWKRFRSLDVIGKRVLKSKVRELAFPSTSSICPPPEKVKTKGRVKKSKGMKPDGYDVYRDPSYFEHVNATYGEDIGSQPSQSKKRQASQSKKHPSQSSHSSKNLLLTQFPDIIQPYIDDIFDVAADGNCGFRAIALLLGFGEECWSLVRKRLDQEIVSHVTPYDRLFTGRIKEVRDSLMISGLGVQPMDKWLSMPDMGYVIATTYNIILVTFGLTFSMTFFPMRGSHSGSTKNDRICCIGFVNGNHWVPLKMKDGFPMPDIAPGWKQYRTNEATSWAIAYTGRLQHWGYLLGRLSRVTQNPPTEPVEAMSLDEP